From Zhongshania aliphaticivorans, one genomic window encodes:
- the alr gene encoding alanine racemase: MHSTTWIELSSEALRHNASIVRQLAPKAAILAMVKANGYGHGASWVAEHLKNTVNGFAVARPCEARLLRAANPRARILLLGTLLDSDILLECATLNLDVVVHDLATAKRLAHTPLPRPIAAWLKLNIGMNRLGMSATEFNEAHKLLGATAHVSTVQHMSHFSDAEDIDPSLSQQQSQKLLTLSNSLGEYPISMANSAAIIAHPDTHHDWVRPGIMLYGDDPTQRLSGAQALKPVMNFKARVIAVRDVAEAEGVGYNRRWRAKTAARIATVAAGYADGYPRNAPDGTPVLVNGQRASVAGRVSMDLMTIDVSHLPTTAIGDEVSLWGEGLPAAEVGKHCGTISYELFTRITERVDRFYR, encoded by the coding sequence ATGCATAGCACAACATGGATAGAACTCAGTAGCGAGGCGCTTCGTCACAATGCCAGCATCGTGCGTCAGCTCGCCCCCAAAGCCGCCATTCTAGCCATGGTTAAAGCCAATGGCTATGGCCATGGCGCTAGCTGGGTAGCCGAACACTTAAAGAACACCGTCAATGGTTTTGCCGTGGCGCGGCCCTGTGAAGCAAGGCTATTACGCGCAGCGAATCCGCGAGCCCGCATTCTCCTGCTCGGCACCCTGCTCGATTCCGACATTTTGCTTGAATGCGCCACCCTTAATCTGGATGTCGTGGTGCATGATCTTGCCACCGCCAAGCGCCTCGCCCACACCCCATTACCAAGACCCATTGCGGCGTGGCTGAAGCTCAATATTGGCATGAACCGCTTAGGTATGTCGGCCACAGAATTCAATGAAGCGCACAAATTGCTCGGTGCCACAGCCCATGTCAGCACCGTACAGCACATGAGCCATTTCAGTGACGCCGAAGATATTGATCCAAGCCTAAGCCAGCAGCAAAGCCAAAAACTGCTGACGCTAAGCAATAGCTTGGGTGAGTATCCGATTAGTATGGCCAATTCAGCAGCGATTATTGCCCACCCAGACACCCATCACGACTGGGTTCGACCCGGCATTATGCTCTACGGAGACGACCCCACCCAGCGCTTATCCGGTGCGCAGGCCTTAAAACCCGTTATGAATTTCAAAGCCAGAGTCATCGCTGTACGCGACGTCGCTGAAGCGGAAGGCGTAGGCTATAACCGCCGCTGGCGCGCAAAAACAGCGGCAAGAATCGCCACCGTGGCCGCAGGCTATGCCGATGGCTACCCCCGCAACGCACCTGACGGCACGCCGGTTCTGGTTAACGGTCAGCGCGCGAGTGTGGCCGGTCGGGTATCTATGGATCTAATGACGATTGATGTAAGCCATTTACCGACTACCGCCATCGGCGACGAAGTAAGCCTGTGGGGCGAGGGGCTCCCCGCTGCGGAAGTCGGAAAACACTGCGGCACGATTAGCTATGAGCTGTTTACACGAATCACTGAACGAGTCGATCGTTTTTATCGATAA
- a CDS encoding alanine/glycine:cation symporter family protein, with product MEQISGFVGVINGIVWGPLMLVLILGTGAYLMVGLRLMPIRQIGPAFKLMLAGRKSGPGEGEISPFQALMTSLSATIGTGNIAGVATAIALGGPGALFWMWCTALVGMATKYAEAVCAVHYREQDSEGNFSGGPMYYIKNGLGKRWQWLATCFAVFGAIAGFGIGNTVQANSVADAMNGAFGVPVWISALVMFVGVGLVILGGVKRIASVAGYLVPFMAIAYMAVGILALLMNLSALPGVVELIFYSAFNGTAAVGGFAGAGIVAAIRFGVARGVFSNEAGLGSAPIAHAAAKTNNSVRQGMIAMLGTFIDTILVCSVTGFVILLSGEWQTGETGAALSASSFESLIPGGHYIVAVGLAIFAFTTMLGWSYYGERCVVYFFGEKGVKPFRIAWVLAIPMGAMANLGFIWLLADTLNALMAIPNLIALLLLSPVVFRLTKERLPSILAQ from the coding sequence ATGGAGCAGATAAGCGGATTTGTCGGTGTTATCAACGGCATCGTTTGGGGGCCGCTGATGCTGGTGCTCATTTTAGGCACGGGCGCCTACCTGATGGTGGGTCTGCGCTTGATGCCGATACGGCAAATTGGGCCGGCATTTAAATTAATGCTGGCAGGGCGTAAGAGTGGGCCGGGGGAGGGGGAGATAAGCCCTTTTCAGGCCTTAATGACCTCGCTTTCGGCGACCATTGGCACGGGTAATATTGCGGGGGTGGCGACGGCAATTGCATTAGGTGGGCCTGGCGCATTGTTTTGGATGTGGTGCACGGCCTTAGTGGGGATGGCCACCAAATACGCTGAGGCAGTCTGCGCCGTGCATTATCGAGAGCAGGACAGCGAAGGTAATTTTAGCGGCGGGCCAATGTACTACATTAAAAATGGCCTTGGTAAGCGCTGGCAGTGGTTGGCAACGTGTTTTGCCGTGTTCGGCGCTATTGCCGGTTTTGGCATAGGCAATACCGTGCAGGCAAACTCGGTCGCTGACGCGATGAACGGTGCCTTTGGTGTGCCCGTGTGGATTAGCGCTCTAGTTATGTTTGTTGGCGTGGGACTGGTGATATTAGGTGGCGTGAAACGTATTGCGAGCGTGGCCGGTTATTTAGTGCCATTTATGGCAATTGCCTATATGGCGGTTGGAATACTGGCGTTGTTAATGAATTTATCGGCATTGCCGGGGGTGGTCGAGTTAATATTTTACTCGGCATTTAATGGCACTGCTGCGGTGGGCGGTTTTGCGGGTGCGGGCATTGTGGCGGCAATTCGTTTCGGTGTAGCTCGCGGTGTTTTTTCAAACGAAGCGGGACTTGGTAGCGCACCAATAGCCCACGCTGCGGCAAAGACCAATAATTCGGTGCGTCAGGGCATGATCGCAATGCTGGGCACTTTTATTGATACTATTTTGGTGTGCTCGGTGACCGGCTTTGTGATTTTACTGTCGGGGGAATGGCAAACAGGGGAAACCGGCGCGGCCCTGTCGGCCAGTTCATTTGAATCCTTGATACCCGGCGGTCACTATATTGTTGCGGTTGGCTTGGCCATTTTTGCGTTTACCACGATGCTGGGCTGGTCCTATTACGGAGAGCGCTGTGTTGTTTACTTTTTTGGCGAGAAAGGCGTTAAGCCGTTTAGAATCGCGTGGGTTTTAGCGATTCCAATGGGTGCAATGGCGAATCTTGGCTTTATTTGGCTGCTGGCCGATACCCTTAACGCCTTAATGGCCATCCCGAATCTAATTGCCTTGTTATTGCTGAGCCCGGTGGTGTTTCGTCTTACTAAAGAGCGTTTGCCGAGTATTCTTGCGCAATAG
- the cysB gene encoding HTH-type transcriptional regulator CysB — MKLQQLRYIWEVAHHEMNVSATAQSLFTSQPGISKQIRMLEDELGVEVFARNGKHLTRITPAGEAILKTAGEILYKTESIKHIAQEFKNPKKGSLSIATTHTQARYALPKVIKTFIERYPEVSLHMHQGTPMQISELAANFGVDFAIATEALELFSDLIMMPCYRWNRTILVPKDHPLAAFKTLRIEDVALHPIVTYVFGFTGRSKLDEAFLNKGLEPRVVFTATDADVIKTYVRLGLGIGIVAEMAYDPVTDADLVALDASHLFEPSVTKVGFRRGTYMRKFMYDFVELFAPHLTPDLVDKAYQCHTKMELDELFADIELPMY; from the coding sequence ATGAAGTTGCAACAGCTGCGATATATCTGGGAAGTTGCGCATCATGAAATGAATGTGTCGGCAACTGCGCAAAGCTTGTTTACCTCGCAGCCGGGAATTAGCAAACAAATCCGGATGTTGGAAGATGAGCTGGGTGTGGAAGTGTTCGCCCGCAATGGCAAGCATTTAACCCGTATTACCCCTGCGGGGGAGGCGATCTTGAAAACCGCCGGTGAAATTCTCTATAAAACTGAAAGCATAAAGCATATTGCTCAAGAGTTTAAAAACCCCAAAAAAGGCAGTTTATCCATCGCCACCACCCATACGCAGGCGCGCTACGCGCTGCCTAAGGTGATAAAAACCTTTATTGAGCGCTACCCAGAGGTTTCCCTGCATATGCACCAGGGGACGCCGATGCAAATATCTGAGCTCGCCGCTAATTTTGGTGTCGACTTTGCCATCGCTACCGAGGCTCTTGAGCTGTTTAGCGACCTCATTATGATGCCTTGTTATCGCTGGAATAGAACAATTCTGGTACCTAAAGATCACCCGCTAGCAGCCTTTAAAACCCTGCGCATCGAAGACGTAGCGCTCCACCCAATTGTCACTTATGTATTCGGCTTTACTGGACGCTCCAAACTAGATGAGGCCTTTTTAAATAAAGGCCTTGAGCCGCGGGTGGTGTTTACTGCGACCGACGCCGATGTAATTAAAACCTATGTTCGCCTCGGCCTCGGCATCGGTATTGTTGCTGAGATGGCCTACGACCCCGTAACTGACGCAGATCTGGTTGCTCTGGATGCCAGTCATTTATTCGAACCCAGTGTTACCAAAGTTGGCTTCCGCCGGGGCACCTATATGCGCAAATTTATGTATGACTTTGTAGAACTGTTCGCGCCGCATCTAACGCCAGACTTGGTTGATAAAGCCTATCAATGCCATACAAAAATGGAGTTGGATGAGTTGTTTGCGGATATTGAGTTGCCAATGTATTGA
- a CDS encoding trypsin-like serine peptidase: protein MLGVFLLSASYSSADCERSVFPKSASPELLVGADLIAELLAAEKSTARLCPVRAQDLAQLYFWGGSSVNVNLVRSYGYALKSRTAERWGYDLRLLHSAFVLADFDQSFSPEEALRHFQREIDSGVALRRDKALAVLNQLSSLLPYSTAGAGGVFKDRDFRQPYADVDGVVILARRENHQRVLVSDAQGMPQLAWMPVGGGDQVPRAQGAIDGLYVQRRPTLGATGAEDSRQQVWRAPQSAPSTGVLLSRFRQRDGSLFESRCTASQLSEQWLISAAHCLFAPDGSRQILSLRYIASPFALANSIAVTRVWVHREHDSGDQTTGNVASYSGSDIALFKLAQSLPINKRPILAAPLANNPVNWVDSFAYPSDKARHSLWFSRCRASLWQRGEPALSDIYSLDCFSHEGQSGAALLQTISGTPRIIGVLSSRIHNEKINKPIFAALNAGLIADIGRVIADEAEIPVNFRAYNAATILADVAPELLP from the coding sequence GTGCTGGGTGTTTTTTTACTGAGCGCCAGTTATTCGAGTGCCGACTGCGAGCGGAGTGTTTTCCCTAAAAGTGCATCGCCGGAATTGCTTGTCGGCGCCGATCTTATTGCTGAATTACTTGCCGCTGAAAAGAGTACCGCGCGTCTTTGTCCGGTGCGCGCCCAAGATCTAGCGCAGCTGTATTTTTGGGGTGGTTCCAGCGTTAATGTAAATTTAGTCCGTTCGTATGGCTACGCTTTAAAGAGCCGTACGGCCGAGCGCTGGGGATATGATTTGCGCTTATTGCACAGCGCTTTTGTACTCGCTGATTTTGATCAGTCCTTTAGCCCAGAAGAAGCGTTGCGACACTTCCAGCGTGAAATAGACAGCGGTGTCGCTCTGCGCAGAGATAAAGCTCTGGCGGTGCTTAATCAATTGTCGAGTTTACTGCCGTATTCTACAGCAGGCGCTGGGGGTGTCTTTAAAGACCGCGATTTTCGCCAGCCCTATGCAGATGTCGATGGTGTGGTGATATTGGCGCGGCGTGAAAATCACCAGCGGGTGTTAGTGAGTGATGCCCAGGGCATGCCGCAACTGGCTTGGATGCCAGTGGGCGGGGGGGATCAAGTGCCGCGTGCACAAGGTGCCATCGATGGCTTATATGTGCAGCGCCGCCCGACCCTAGGTGCTACCGGCGCGGAGGATAGCCGTCAACAAGTTTGGCGGGCGCCTCAATCTGCGCCGAGCACGGGGGTGCTGCTTAGCCGTTTTCGGCAGCGAGATGGCAGCTTATTTGAGTCTCGCTGCACGGCAAGTCAATTAAGTGAGCAGTGGTTGATTTCGGCTGCCCATTGTCTGTTCGCCCCGGATGGCTCTCGGCAAATACTGAGCTTGCGCTATATTGCATCGCCCTTCGCGTTGGCAAATTCAATTGCAGTGACTCGTGTTTGGGTGCACCGAGAACACGACTCAGGCGATCAAACCACTGGGAACGTGGCGAGCTATAGTGGCTCGGATATCGCCTTGTTTAAGTTGGCCCAGTCCTTACCGATCAATAAACGACCCATTTTGGCTGCGCCGCTCGCAAATAATCCGGTGAATTGGGTAGACAGTTTTGCCTACCCAAGCGACAAAGCTCGCCATAGCCTGTGGTTTTCACGTTGCCGTGCTAGCTTATGGCAGCGCGGAGAGCCGGCTTTAAGCGATATATACAGCTTGGATTGCTTTAGTCATGAAGGTCAAAGCGGCGCGGCGCTATTGCAAACGATCTCCGGAACCCCCCGTATCATCGGGGTTTTATCGTCTAGGATTCACAATGAAAAAATAAATAAGCCGATATTCGCAGCCTTAAATGCCGGGCTTATCGCCGATATTGGCCGAGTAATAGCGGATGAAGCCGAGATACCTGTAAATTTCCGCGCTTATAACGCCGCGACGATACTCGCAGACGTGGCGCCGGAATTGTTGCCTTAA
- the thrH gene encoding bifunctional phosphoserine phosphatase/homoserine phosphotransferase ThrH: protein MEIACLDLEGVLIPEIWIDFAERTGIEALKATTRDIPDYDVLMQQRLRLLEENGLGLPDIQAVIADMEPMEGAREFLDWLRERFQVVILSDTFYEFAAPLMKQLGWPTLLCHKLETDSLGKVVDYKIRQVNPKRQAVLALKTLYYRVIAAGDSYNDTTMLAEADAGILFMAPPNVIKEFPQFPAVHDYEALKLEFIKASSRNLSL, encoded by the coding sequence GTGGAAATTGCGTGTCTTGACCTTGAAGGGGTATTGATCCCTGAAATCTGGATCGATTTTGCCGAGCGCACCGGTATTGAGGCCTTGAAGGCAACCACCCGTGATATTCCTGACTACGATGTATTGATGCAGCAGCGCCTGCGTTTACTCGAAGAGAATGGTTTGGGCTTGCCAGATATTCAGGCGGTAATCGCGGATATGGAGCCTATGGAGGGCGCGCGGGAGTTTTTGGACTGGCTGCGTGAGCGTTTTCAGGTCGTAATTTTGTCTGACACCTTTTACGAGTTTGCAGCGCCGTTAATGAAGCAACTGGGCTGGCCGACGCTGCTGTGCCATAAATTGGAAACGGATAGCTTGGGCAAGGTGGTGGATTACAAAATTCGTCAGGTTAACCCCAAGCGTCAGGCGGTGTTGGCGTTAAAAACTTTGTATTACCGCGTTATCGCGGCCGGTGATTCATACAATGACACCACTATGTTGGCTGAAGCCGATGCCGGTATCTTGTTTATGGCCCCGCCAAATGTCATTAAAGAGTTTCCGCAATTTCCTGCGGTACATGATTACGAGGCCCTTAAGCTTGAGTTTATTAAGGCCTCCAGTCGCAATCTGAGTCTTTAA
- a CDS encoding anthranilate synthase component I family protein, which produces MASLCRVSLPYHRDSSRYFAAVKHLPLPVYLDSAAEYNERGRWDIICAAPEDVIIINTIDYGDINTFNIKVENRLNHINQAYLDAPDLPFSGGAVGYLSYDFGEQFQAQLGGQTDDIPLAHIGIYPWTVIVDHELQRCELVAQAHLSKSRVSELEGLLRKAAPETPAGKFRLTSAFQSSLNPDSYAEAFHKIKAYIDTGDCYQINLTREFCADFKGDPWSAYLRLRDVAAAPFSAYMDFGNSQFLCLSPERLLAAQNRQLQTQPIKGTAARSEDPDKDLLLATTLQDSAKNRAENIMIVDLLRNDFSKSCQTETVITEALCELQSFRTVHHLVSTVTGRLRDDRSEFSALLDCFPGGSITGAPKQRAMEIIREIEPHRRSLYCGSIFYLGPKGKLDSNIAIRSFVCNQEKIRGWAGGGIVADSILEEEFIETETKISKLLDALADLD; this is translated from the coding sequence ATGGCTAGCCTTTGCCGCGTATCCCTACCCTACCACCGCGATTCCAGCCGCTATTTTGCCGCAGTGAAGCATCTTCCGCTGCCAGTTTATTTAGACAGTGCTGCCGAATATAACGAGCGCGGACGCTGGGACATTATTTGCGCCGCACCTGAAGACGTTATAATAATAAATACAATAGATTATGGCGATATTAATACATTCAACATTAAGGTAGAGAATCGCTTAAATCACATTAATCAAGCCTACCTCGACGCCCCGGACCTCCCCTTTAGCGGCGGCGCCGTCGGTTATTTAAGCTACGACTTTGGCGAACAGTTCCAAGCTCAGCTCGGTGGCCAAACGGACGATATCCCACTCGCCCACATCGGAATCTACCCTTGGACTGTTATTGTCGACCACGAACTCCAGCGCTGCGAGCTGGTTGCTCAAGCTCATTTGAGCAAATCCCGGGTCAGTGAACTTGAGGGACTTTTGCGTAAGGCAGCTCCCGAGACCCCCGCAGGTAAATTCAGATTGACCAGTGCCTTTCAAAGCTCACTGAACCCCGACAGCTACGCCGAGGCGTTTCACAAAATCAAAGCTTATATCGACACCGGTGATTGCTACCAAATCAATTTAACCCGGGAATTTTGCGCTGACTTCAAAGGCGACCCGTGGTCGGCCTATTTGCGCCTGCGCGACGTTGCGGCAGCGCCATTTTCAGCCTATATGGACTTTGGCAACAGCCAATTTCTGTGCCTGTCGCCCGAGCGCCTGCTGGCTGCCCAGAACCGCCAATTACAAACCCAGCCAATTAAAGGCACCGCAGCGCGCAGCGAAGACCCAGATAAAGATTTGCTGTTGGCGACGACACTACAAGACAGCGCCAAAAATCGCGCAGAGAACATCATGATCGTCGATTTATTGCGCAATGATTTTAGCAAGAGTTGTCAAACAGAAACGGTAATCACCGAGGCCCTTTGCGAGCTGCAAAGCTTTCGAACCGTACATCACCTTGTGAGCACGGTAACCGGGCGCTTACGTGATGATCGCAGTGAATTTAGCGCCCTCCTCGACTGTTTTCCTGGCGGCTCGATAACGGGCGCACCCAAACAACGCGCTATGGAGATCATTCGCGAAATTGAGCCCCACCGCCGCTCACTGTATTGCGGGAGTATTTTTTACCTGGGGCCAAAGGGCAAACTGGACAGTAATATTGCGATCCGCAGCTTCGTCTGCAATCAAGAAAAAATCAGAGGCTGGGCGGGTGGCGGCATTGTCGCCGACTCGATACTTGAAGAGGAGTTTATTGAAACTGAAACCAAGATCAGCAAGCTACTCGACGCACTTGCTGACCTTGATTAA
- a CDS encoding 5'-nucleotidase: MSKGLENKLVVAISSRALFDLDESHCVYEAEGLAAYQKYQIDHEDEVLAPGEAFGIVERLLQLNDYLDDAKVEVILLSRNSADTGLRVFNSIKHYGLNISRAAFSGGESPYRYVSAFGCHLFLSTNAEDVRRALDSGVAAATLLPRSKKASQQSKRELRFAFDGDAVIFSDEAEQVFKRDGLDAFTASEVAAANTPLSGGPFKAFLAALNTLQSEFPDNAPPIRIALVTARSAPAHERVIRTLREWNIRIDESLFLGGLEKGEFLAAYGADVFFDDQPAHCESAKEHVSTGHVPHGIANIIDN; the protein is encoded by the coding sequence ATGTCCAAAGGTCTAGAGAACAAGCTTGTTGTTGCAATCTCATCCAGAGCGCTATTTGATCTGGATGAAAGCCATTGTGTTTATGAGGCCGAAGGTTTGGCCGCTTACCAGAAATACCAAATTGATCACGAAGACGAGGTGCTTGCACCGGGTGAGGCCTTTGGTATTGTCGAACGCTTACTGCAACTAAATGATTACTTGGATGACGCAAAAGTTGAGGTCATCCTGCTGTCTCGCAACTCAGCGGATACCGGCCTGAGGGTGTTTAATTCGATTAAACATTACGGCCTTAATATTAGCCGGGCAGCGTTTAGTGGCGGTGAAAGTCCCTACCGTTACGTGTCTGCCTTTGGTTGTCATCTGTTTTTATCGACAAATGCGGAAGATGTTCGTCGCGCGCTCGACAGCGGCGTGGCGGCGGCGACTTTGTTGCCGCGCTCTAAAAAAGCGAGCCAACAAAGCAAGCGTGAATTGCGCTTTGCCTTTGACGGTGACGCGGTTATTTTTTCCGACGAAGCCGAGCAAGTTTTCAAGCGCGACGGACTCGATGCCTTTACCGCTAGTGAGGTTGCCGCGGCGAACACGCCGTTGAGTGGCGGGCCGTTTAAAGCTTTCCTTGCGGCGCTAAATACCTTGCAGTCGGAGTTTCCAGATAATGCACCACCAATAAGAATAGCGCTGGTGACAGCGCGATCTGCGCCTGCTCATGAGCGGGTCATTAGAACCTTACGTGAATGGAATATTCGTATTGACGAGTCTTTGTTTTTAGGGGGCTTGGAAAAGGGCGAATTCTTGGCCGCTTACGGTGCAGACGTGTTTTTTGACGATCAGCCGGCGCATTGTGAATCGGCTAAAGAGCATGTGTCGACGGGGCATGTGCCTCATGGTATTGCCAATATTATTGATAATTAG